The Coffea eugenioides isolate CCC68of chromosome 8, Ceug_1.0, whole genome shotgun sequence genome has a segment encoding these proteins:
- the LOC113781114 gene encoding uncharacterized protein LOC113781114, whose translation MGYDYDEQNEKHQHHEAVDGLFNLFNKANNDLAMLHDRLDKEFKQIYPDNANPMKLVARIKKIQEEVSSLNEQCRELLAAKQDLIDKARVILVGNRSLLQRLQASTGVPVTDDSNDSAYTNFNQIIEEWTVQVRSRTGDEKQESGPEDINHLLFSAIVPGN comes from the exons ATGGGGTATGATTATGATGAGCAGAATGAAAAACATCAGCACCATGAAGCAGTAGATGGGCTGTTCAATCTTTTCAATAAAGCCAACAATGATCTCGCCATGCTCCATGACAGACTTGACAAGGAGTTCAAGCAAATCTACCCCGATAAt GCAAACCCAATGAAGCTTGTGGCCAGAATCAAGAAAATTCAGGAGGAGGTATCATCCCTTAATGAGCAGTGTCGTGAACTTCTTGCAGCCAAGCAG GATTTAATTGACAAAGCCAGGGTAATCTTGGTTGGAAACAGGTCATTACTGCAGAGGCTTCAAGCGTCAACAGGGGTTCCAGTTACTGATGATTCTAATGACTCTGCATACACAAACTTCAATCAG ATAATTGAGGAGTGGACAGTTCAAGTGAGATCAAGAACAG GTGATGAGAAGCAGGAGTCAGGTCCTGAAGACATAAACCATCTGCTCTTCTCAGCAATCGTTCCAGGCAACTGA